From Methanobacterium veterum, the proteins below share one genomic window:
- a CDS encoding HAD family hydrolase — translation MKAIVFDNSGTLIERYRAVKDIQTGEIFDTVSSLDIVDSNSARALVVIQTDPSKCIINAKPDQRICQFIKRNDIHIDISYSTVEIKKKELIEAVTGDESKVSDIQDTIRAVTAKGYNIQVCSGSGFIVDLNKGKIEFTVTSGGRVFPEVRDVVKELQKRDIHIFVASGDRKGSLKALARYIGIPEENVFDTADSWKKMEIVKGLKRNYDVMMVGNSVNDVLALKEADIGVLTVQQKEKNPQMVYDSADVIVENIREVLDIDF, via the coding sequence ATGAAAGCAATTGTATTCGATAATTCAGGAACACTTATTGAAAGATATAGAGCTGTAAAAGACATTCAAACAGGCGAAATATTTGATACTGTAAGTTCGCTGGACATTGTAGACAGCAATAGTGCAAGAGCACTTGTAGTTATACAAACAGACCCTTCAAAATGCATAATTAATGCGAAACCAGACCAGAGAATATGTCAGTTCATTAAAAGGAACGACATCCATATTGATATAAGCTATTCAACTGTTGAAATCAAAAAAAAGGAATTAATTGAAGCCGTTACCGGCGATGAATCTAAAGTAAGTGATATCCAGGATACAATAAGGGCAGTAACAGCCAAAGGTTACAATATACAGGTATGCAGTGGATCTGGATTTATAGTGGATTTGAACAAGGGAAAGATCGAATTTACAGTCACCTCCGGAGGAAGAGTATTTCCAGAAGTGCGAGATGTGGTTAAAGAGCTGCAAAAAAGAGATATTCATATATTTGTCGCCTCAGGAGATAGAAAAGGGTCTTTAAAAGCGCTTGCAAGGTACATCGGAATCCCTGAAGAAAATGTTTTTGACACCGCAGACTCCTGGAAAAAAATGGAAATTGTAAAGGGACTTAAAAGGAACTATGACGTTATGATGGTCGGAAACAGCGTAAATGACGTCCTTGCACTTAAAGAAGCAGATATTGGGGTTCTTACCGTACAGCAAAAAGAAAAGAATCCTCAGATGGTTTACGACTCTGCAGATGTCATTGTGGAGAATATTAGAGAGGTATTGGATATTGATTTTTAG
- a CDS encoding LysE family translocator, which produces MIEIALFALTSFGVGLSGALVPGPMFTVTVSDSVKKGFKTGPIIILGHIMTEILMMIVILAGLGQILGSQTAAFIIGIFGGTILIFMGYSTSRSNTTLSNIKTEEDRNHKYGSFIKGVITSISNPYFFIWWGTIGLAFMFKGLALAGIIGILAFSIGHWSADLSWFSVVSFASSRGSKFMNDETYKAVMVICGVFLILLGVYFIVSQINPF; this is translated from the coding sequence TTGATTGAAATTGCTTTATTTGCATTAACTTCATTTGGAGTCGGACTATCTGGTGCATTAGTCCCAGGACCCATGTTCACTGTAACAGTTTCTGACTCTGTTAAAAAAGGGTTTAAAACAGGCCCTATAATTATCTTAGGCCACATAATGACAGAAATACTGATGATGATCGTCATTTTGGCAGGTTTAGGCCAGATTCTAGGTTCTCAAACTGCGGCTTTTATCATTGGAATATTTGGAGGTACAATTCTCATATTTATGGGATACAGTACATCCAGATCAAATACCACTTTGTCAAATATCAAAACTGAGGAAGACAGGAACCACAAATACGGATCTTTTATTAAGGGAGTTATAACAAGTATCTCCAACCCTTATTTTTTTATATGGTGGGGAACGATTGGCCTGGCGTTCATGTTTAAAGGATTAGCACTGGCAGGGATTATTGGCATTTTAGCATTTTCAATTGGCCACTGGTCAGCTGATCTTTCATGGTTCAGCGTAGTCTCGTTCGCATCAAGCAGAGGATCAAAATTCATGAACGATGAAACCTATAAGGCAGTAATGGTAATTTGCGGAGTATTCCTTATTCTACTTGGTGTTTATTTCATTGTTTCTCAGATAAATCCATTTTAA
- the ala gene encoding alanine dehydrogenase — MSETILLNQSQVKELTTMKEIIENVETAYEFHAERKVQMPPKEYIFYKKFRGDLRIMPCFVRGLNESGVKNVNVHPDNPRKHNLPTVMAMIELVDPKTGFPVSVMDGTWITDMRTGAAAGVATKYLARDNSEILGLVGAGVQAATGLEAIMEVMDIKEVRVSCRTCQTRESFAQKASEKYGIPVKAVDTIKEAVQGADVLLTTTPAREPVVKSKWVSPGTHINAMGADAPGKQELDSHILQKSKIIIDCWDQASHSGEINIPVQEGIVRQRDIHGKIGDVIIGSIPGRTSDEEITVFDSTGLAVQDIVTAWNVYEKALQKGIGQKMNFLE; from the coding sequence ATGTCAGAGACAATACTTCTAAATCAAAGCCAGGTTAAAGAACTCACAACCATGAAAGAGATTATTGAAAATGTCGAAACTGCATATGAGTTTCATGCGGAGCGTAAAGTCCAGATGCCTCCCAAAGAATACATATTCTACAAAAAATTTAGGGGAGATCTCCGAATAATGCCATGTTTTGTCAGGGGACTAAATGAATCCGGAGTTAAAAATGTAAATGTGCATCCAGACAACCCGCGAAAACACAACCTGCCAACGGTCATGGCAATGATCGAGCTTGTAGACCCCAAAACAGGTTTTCCAGTTTCAGTGATGGATGGGACATGGATTACAGATATGAGAACTGGTGCCGCAGCTGGAGTTGCCACAAAATACCTCGCAAGAGACAATTCTGAAATTTTAGGACTTGTAGGTGCCGGAGTTCAGGCAGCAACGGGACTTGAAGCTATAATGGAAGTAATGGACATTAAAGAAGTAAGGGTTTCCTGCAGAACCTGCCAAACAAGGGAATCATTTGCTCAAAAAGCCTCTGAAAAATATGGAATTCCGGTTAAAGCTGTTGATACTATAAAAGAAGCGGTACAGGGTGCTGATGTGCTGTTAACTACTACGCCCGCACGAGAACCTGTCGTTAAATCAAAATGGGTAAGTCCAGGGACCCATATTAATGCAATGGGGGCTGATGCTCCAGGTAAGCAGGAACTAGACAGCCACATACTCCAAAAATCTAAAATTATAATTGACTGCTGGGATCAGGCAAGCCACAGTGGTGAAATTAACATTCCAGTCCAGGAGGGTATTGTAAGACAAAGGGACATCCACGGTAAAATTGGGGATGTAATAATAGGTTCCATTCCAGGTAGAACCTCAGACGAAGAAATTACAGTATTTGACTCAACAGGGCTTGCAGTTCAGGATATAGTTACTGCATGGAACGTGTATGAGAAGGCTCTTCAAAAAGGTATTGGACAGAAAATGAATTTTCTGGAGTAA
- a CDS encoding MFS transporter, with translation MAEKSKSEWLTLIIVTLSVFTIVIDKTFLNVAIYTLIRDLNTTIQTIQAIIAIYSLVMASLMLFGGKLQDVFGRKKTFLMGASIYGAGTIVAALSINSAMLLLGWSILEGVGAALMMPATTSIISGTYGGEKRAFALGIISSMASGAGTIGPIIGGFLTTYYSWRYAFALELVIIIAILLFSKEIDVFPPVIKWREIDVLGAINSSLGIFLLVIGVLLLNNPSSWNTAILSIIIGIILLTIFYFTQKRRIEGNKMPLLDITLFKDHSFTLGNITRLIMNFTIGGVTFVIPVFLQGVIGTSPLITGLTLIPMSIGIFTMSFTAGKVSTRMQPRYILSIGFLASLAGSIYLSLIFSPSTTVMDMIPGVLFLGIGMGIVFPHSANIIFAAARQDQQPDASGILNTGINLGSSLGTAVLGVILILGSFGTLGGGAMYDLPAGNSYGNNNHGWFEKLNALNIPIIEGTGVTEDHQKANAMKDAFNVVTLVLIIGLICSLLIPIKPTKHEEHCVTTHI, from the coding sequence GTGGCGGAAAAATCAAAAAGTGAATGGTTAACCCTTATAATTGTTACCCTATCTGTCTTTACCATAGTTATAGATAAAACATTTTTAAATGTAGCAATTTATACCCTAATAAGAGATTTGAATACTACTATTCAAACTATTCAAGCCATAATCGCGATTTACTCCCTGGTTATGGCCTCATTAATGCTCTTTGGAGGGAAGCTGCAGGATGTTTTTGGGAGGAAAAAAACATTCCTTATGGGTGCCTCTATCTATGGAGCAGGTACAATAGTCGCAGCTTTAAGTATAAACAGCGCCATGCTTCTGCTCGGATGGTCCATACTTGAAGGAGTAGGGGCTGCACTTATGATGCCTGCTACTACCTCCATAATCTCCGGAACTTACGGGGGAGAAAAAAGAGCCTTCGCACTGGGAATAATAAGTTCCATGGCTTCAGGAGCAGGGACTATCGGGCCAATTATAGGCGGATTTTTAACAACTTACTACTCCTGGCGTTACGCTTTTGCACTTGAACTGGTTATAATCATTGCGATACTCCTGTTTTCAAAAGAGATCGATGTATTCCCACCCGTCATAAAATGGCGTGAAATAGATGTTTTAGGGGCAATAAATTCTTCACTGGGCATATTTCTGCTGGTTATAGGCGTGCTGCTACTTAACAACCCTTCAAGTTGGAACACTGCGATTTTATCCATTATAATTGGAATAATTCTCTTGACTATATTTTATTTCACCCAGAAAAGAAGGATTGAAGGGAATAAAATGCCTTTACTTGATATTACCCTCTTTAAAGATCATTCTTTCACCTTAGGGAACATAACCCGATTAATAATGAATTTCACAATTGGAGGGGTGACTTTCGTTATTCCGGTGTTTTTACAGGGTGTTATAGGAACCAGTCCATTAATAACCGGTTTAACCCTGATACCCATGAGCATAGGCATTTTTACAATGTCATTTACAGCAGGAAAGGTTTCAACAAGAATGCAGCCGCGTTATATACTTTCTATTGGATTTTTAGCATCTTTAGCAGGAAGCATATATTTGAGCCTTATTTTCAGTCCTTCCACAACGGTTATGGACATGATTCCAGGCGTACTATTCCTTGGAATAGGAATGGGAATTGTTTTCCCCCATTCAGCAAATATAATCTTTGCAGCTGCCAGGCAAGACCAACAGCCTGACGCTTCAGGGATTTTAAACACCGGCATTAACCTTGGCTCTTCACTTGGAACCGCCGTTCTTGGAGTAATATTAATACTTGGAAGTTTTGGTACTTTAGGAGGCGGAGCTATGTATGATTTACCTGCAGGCAATTCCTATGGAAATAATAATCATGGATGGTTTGAGAAATTAAACGCTTTGAATATACCTATTATAGAAGGGACAGGAGTAACTGAAGATCATCAAAAAGCAAATGCTATGAAAGATGCATTTAATGTGGTAACCTTAGTGCTAATCATAGGCCTAATATGCTCCCTGTTAATACCAATAAAACCGACTAAACATGAGGAACACTGCGTTACCACGCATATTTGA
- a CDS encoding CARDB domain-containing protein encodes MIKSRLKISILILIFLISTISSAAVISASINQSRSLNITDEDILTNDTNQTENSTNQTTDNQTINQTMDNQTRDALISNLSQSVGELNIMCNESNETAIAEYSGQKLQELKSSVNSSNMSSTTKKKLLLNINTALQTNNAAINSINDVNEEQAKSELQYEYNLLNQINAQIAAANGTVISTNDADNLTNKVNQIKAGHENGNAWIVENNPDMQITQTTQYYAKIQDKIDEIKNITAQLKAGGVSMEVKIVDASDLQLTENGTYTLKGNSSTNVNGTLKAHAFIPLIVIAVAGVMITINSYAMASIDTDAEVEYLEKTEGPVCQDCRNKMFELNFAGIFLGTVITWGIAIECMDSVILAEYGLGILDYQDFISEISGAVLAGAFKTANDAVGDGCDHEWCIFYKFKYYDLSGELNPPITAFLNEPNTINVTVFTNKWGNINKSFDVSLYVNSTDGTGGNPMQYQLVSTQRVNGLNGKSNITLPFSWTPTVRGTNSLKVVVDEGNEVNETDEGNNGAYGTVNVMAIDRMQLINTTSEPSSNDPNQPRSITYYFKADHPLLLDPGVFIRTPTFVYETTNPVYSPDGFQVFYPYGAIWQYYSDSPDGPWNACFSNPYVTCEPNVTSYFVTHWASGSGYHQYFAVKMMVHSSDYWGDSILKTRLENFYAIENK; translated from the coding sequence TTGATTAAAAGCAGGTTAAAGATTTCTATTTTAATTTTGATATTTTTAATTAGTACAATATCCAGTGCAGCAGTTATAAGTGCAAGTATTAATCAAAGTCGATCTTTAAATATTACTGATGAAGATATACTAACAAATGATACAAATCAGACGGAAAACAGTACTAATCAGACTACAGATAACCAAACGATTAATCAAACAATGGATAATCAGACAAGAGATGCATTGATATCTAATCTAAGTCAAAGTGTTGGCGAATTAAATATAATGTGTAATGAATCTAACGAAACTGCGATAGCGGAATATTCTGGTCAAAAACTCCAAGAGCTTAAATCTAGTGTTAATAGTTCTAATATGAGTTCTACAACTAAAAAAAAGCTTCTTTTGAATATAAATACTGCATTACAAACAAATAATGCAGCAATTAACTCTATAAATGATGTAAATGAAGAACAAGCTAAATCTGAACTCCAATATGAATATAACTTATTAAATCAAATTAATGCTCAAATAGCCGCTGCAAATGGGACTGTAATAAGTACTAATGATGCTGATAATTTAACCAATAAAGTTAATCAAATTAAAGCGGGACATGAAAATGGAAATGCATGGATTGTAGAAAATAATCCAGATATGCAAATTACACAAACAACCCAATATTATGCAAAAATTCAGGATAAAATTGATGAAATAAAAAACATTACAGCTCAATTGAAAGCAGGTGGAGTTTCAATGGAGGTAAAAATCGTAGATGCATCTGATCTCCAATTGACAGAAAATGGAACATATACTCTAAAAGGTAATTCATCTACTAATGTAAATGGAACACTTAAAGCGCATGCGTTTATTCCACTTATAGTAATTGCAGTTGCGGGAGTTATGATAACTATAAATTCATATGCGATGGCTTCAATAGATACTGATGCAGAAGTAGAATATCTTGAAAAAACAGAAGGCCCTGTTTGTCAGGATTGTAGAAATAAGATGTTTGAACTAAATTTTGCTGGAATATTTTTAGGTACCGTGATTACATGGGGTATAGCTATTGAATGTATGGATTCTGTTATCTTAGCCGAATATGGACTTGGGATTTTGGATTATCAAGATTTTATAAGTGAAATTTCAGGAGCAGTACTTGCAGGGGCATTTAAAACAGCAAATGATGCAGTAGGAGATGGTTGTGATCATGAATGGTGCATTTTTTATAAATTTAAGTATTATGATCTTTCGGGGGAATTGAATCCACCAATTACGGCGTTTTTGAATGAGCCTAATACAATAAATGTGACTGTATTTACCAATAAGTGGGGTAACATTAATAAATCGTTTGATGTTTCATTGTATGTTAATAGTACGGATGGAACTGGTGGGAACCCTATGCAATATCAGCTTGTAAGTACTCAAAGAGTGAATGGTTTAAATGGAAAAAGTAATATTACATTACCTTTTAGTTGGACTCCTACGGTACGTGGAACTAATTCATTGAAAGTTGTTGTTGATGAGGGCAATGAAGTTAATGAAACAGATGAGGGTAATAATGGGGCATATGGCACTGTAAATGTTATGGCAATAGATAGAATGCAACTTATTAATACAACTTCAGAACCTTCTAGTAATGATCCAAATCAACCTCGTTCTATTACGTATTACTTCAAAGCGGATCATCCTTTATTGCTTGATCCTGGAGTATTCATTAGAACGCCTACATTTGTCTATGAGACTACTAATCCTGTATATAGTCCAGATGGTTTCCAGGTGTTTTATCCATATGGTGCCATATGGCAATACTATTCAGATTCTCCAGATGGACCATGGAATGCATGTTTCTCTAATCCATATGTAACATGTGAACCTAATGTCACAAGTTACTTCGTAACTCATTGGGCCTCAGGGTCTGGATATCATCAGTACTTTGCTGTGAAGATGATGGTCCATTCAAGTGATTACTGGGGAGATAGTATACTGAAAACAAGATTAGAAAATTTCTACGCTATAGAAAATAAATAA
- a CDS encoding chitobiase/beta-hexosaminidase C-terminal domain-containing protein: MFKKLVLFSLFLLFMLSASGAVSATNWTVGSNSTYQSIQAAIDSNNTLENDTIIVNPKSDGSYRENLYINKGKLHLIANGSVTINASNYNLPVATIGYNGAGSTIQGFTLIGGTSGIVTYADDCQITGNNITIGNPKSDYSDGVDSGYTVDGGIAVEGSNVQVKGNKINGNRDNVKGIMIVASNCNVTENNITNAAFGILFGGADGCNVTNNIINGCYYGVDIECNDYYFISENCQITGNTIINSSMYGIRISGADGDENVINSIQITGNTIKNNGNRGEQTGGGIYLNHDTSNITISGNNVAGNWNGIDFSNILDGDSDFQSQGGNVVTGNKILGNSNDGIYITFGSPQILSNIITSNGRDGINFESGSGLVNFNVIANNTRFGLCLTNGTVAINATNNWWGTNTPVYVNGSVIPVNGTIIYENSESLLNYDPWLILSIDTTNSSIKEGNSSTVTVDLTHNSNGQDTSNQGNIPDETPIDFSYILGTISTSNPSFSRGKARATITGGNTSGTANVIVTLTGYVFTTSITVDNTLPTVSVNPVGGTYNTVQNVILTASEAGMVYYTTDGSDPLTSSTRHIYSGPININSPITLKFVAVDAANNWSPVYTQIYTVDAVAPTVGFNPAGGVYNTVQNVILTASEAGMVYYTTNGSDPLTSSTRHIYSGPINISSSTTLKFVAVDLVGNLSPVYTVIYTIDTVAPTVSANPAGGTYNTEQHVNLNASENATVYYTTDGSNPQTSSTRHIYSGPISISSPLTLKFAAIDIANNWSPVYTQTYTVNVDTFTTDQIVNAANSVKSYIETNKALPSTVTIGGCTLSITQFLYLAARATVILSVDAGELVKVSNFAPPSSTYEEASGTLCTVDYLDLAQRVADFMDANQQAPRYGETDISKVGYNSMIYLYSRILSFFDTYGVYPAYITVKPWSSANIPIIDTVYTLDQIADASNRVKNYIETNEALPSTVRVGNSTLSIYQYLYLATQATASKASNGNVALTIGSFSSPSSNTEQLNSGTLSQAEYIDLAARIINYMDTNGAVPSYGQTNLGKVGYKSLIYLYSRILTYYYNYGVLPTSVAVKPWSSANIPIT, translated from the coding sequence ATGTTTAAGAAGTTAGTGTTGTTCTCATTGTTTTTATTATTCATGTTAAGCGCTTCTGGAGCAGTATCTGCTACAAACTGGACTGTTGGTTCTAATAGTACTTATCAATCTATCCAGGCGGCTATAGATAGTAATAACACACTTGAAAATGATACTATAATTGTTAATCCGAAAAGTGATGGCTCTTATCGCGAAAATTTGTATATAAACAAGGGTAAACTTCATTTGATTGCTAATGGGTCTGTTACTATCAATGCTTCAAACTATAATTTACCTGTTGCAACGATAGGTTACAATGGAGCTGGTTCAACTATTCAGGGTTTTACTTTAATAGGTGGAACATCAGGTATTGTAACATATGCCGATGATTGTCAGATAACAGGAAACAACATAACAATAGGAAACCCTAAAAGTGACTATTCTGATGGTGTTGATAGTGGTTACACGGTTGATGGGGGAATAGCAGTTGAAGGCAGTAATGTACAGGTAAAAGGGAATAAAATCAACGGAAACCGTGATAATGTCAAAGGAATCATGATCGTAGCATCAAATTGTAACGTTACTGAAAACAATATAACCAATGCCGCATTTGGAATCCTATTTGGAGGCGCAGACGGGTGTAATGTGACCAATAACATTATAAATGGATGTTATTATGGTGTTGATATAGAATGTAACGACTATTACTTTATTTCAGAAAACTGTCAAATAACTGGAAACACTATTATAAATAGTTCTATGTATGGTATAAGAATTAGCGGTGCAGATGGAGACGAAAATGTAATAAATAGTATTCAGATAACTGGAAACACTATTAAAAACAATGGTAACAGAGGTGAACAAACTGGTGGAGGAATTTACCTAAACCATGATACATCTAATATCACTATATCTGGAAATAACGTTGCAGGTAACTGGAATGGAATTGATTTCAGCAATATTTTAGATGGAGATAGTGATTTCCAATCTCAGGGCGGTAACGTTGTAACTGGAAATAAAATCCTTGGAAATAGTAACGATGGTATCTATATAACCTTTGGAAGCCCTCAAATCCTCAGCAACATCATTACAAGTAATGGAAGAGATGGAATAAACTTTGAATCTGGAAGCGGACTGGTAAACTTCAACGTAATAGCAAATAATACTCGATTTGGATTATGCTTAACTAACGGGACTGTGGCGATAAATGCTACAAATAACTGGTGGGGAACAAATACTCCAGTATATGTAAATGGCAGTGTCATACCTGTAAATGGAACAATTATATATGAAAATAGTGAATCGCTTTTAAATTATGATCCATGGCTCATATTGTCAATAGATACAACAAACAGTTCAATTAAAGAGGGAAATAGTTCTACAGTTACAGTAGACTTGACACACAATTCAAATGGTCAGGATACATCAAATCAGGGGAATATACCTGATGAAACACCAATAGATTTCAGCTACATTTTAGGAACAATTAGTACATCAAACCCGTCATTTTCGAGGGGTAAAGCAAGAGCTACAATAACTGGTGGAAACACTTCAGGAACAGCCAATGTAATTGTAACGTTAACTGGATATGTTTTTACTACTTCAATTACTGTAGATAATACATTACCGACTGTTTCAGTAAATCCTGTAGGTGGAACTTACAATACAGTTCAGAATGTGATTTTAACTGCCAGTGAAGCTGGTATGGTTTATTATACTACTGATGGGAGTGATCCTTTAACAAGCAGTACCAGACATATTTATTCAGGTCCAATTAACATTAACAGCCCAATAACACTGAAATTTGTAGCAGTAGATGCTGCTAATAACTGGAGTCCTGTTTATACTCAAATATATACGGTAGATGCTGTAGCACCAACCGTAGGGTTTAATCCTGCAGGTGGAGTATATAATACAGTTCAGAATGTGATTTTAACTGCCAGTGAAGCTGGTATGGTTTATTATACTACTAATGGGAGTGATCCTTTAACAAGCAGTACCAGACATATTTATTCAGGTCCAATTAACATTAGCAGTTCTACAACATTGAAATTTGTGGCAGTAGATCTAGTTGGGAATTTATCTCCTGTATATACAGTAATCTACACAATTGATACTGTAGCTCCTACTGTTTCCGCAAATCCTGCAGGTGGAACTTACAATACTGAACAGCATGTAAATTTAAATGCCAGTGAGAATGCTACGGTTTATTACACTACTGATGGAAGTAATCCTCAGACAAGCAGTACCAGACATATTTATTCAGGTCCAATTAGTATCAGTAGTCCACTGACCTTGAAATTTGCTGCAATAGACATTGCTAACAACTGGAGTCCAGTTTATACTCAAACATACACCGTAAATGTTGATACTTTTACAACTGATCAAATTGTTAATGCAGCAAACAGTGTTAAAAGTTATATTGAAACTAATAAAGCGTTACCAAGCACTGTAACCATAGGAGGTTGTACTTTAAGTATAACACAGTTCTTATATCTGGCTGCGCGAGCTACAGTAATACTTTCAGTAGATGCAGGTGAATTAGTTAAAGTAAGTAACTTTGCCCCTCCCTCAAGTACCTATGAAGAAGCTTCAGGAACATTGTGTACAGTAGATTATCTTGATTTAGCTCAGAGAGTAGCTGATTTTATGGATGCAAATCAGCAGGCACCACGTTACGGTGAAACAGATATAAGTAAAGTTGGTTACAATTCCATGATATATCTTTACAGCAGGATATTGAGCTTCTTTGACACGTATGGTGTTTACCCTGCATATATTACTGTGAAACCATGGTCATCTGCAAATATTCCTATCATTGACACTGTTTATACATTAGATCAAATTGCAGATGCGTCAAATAGGGTTAAAAACTATATTGAAACTAATGAAGCGTTACCAAGCACTGTAAGAGTAGGAAATTCAACTCTAAGTATATATCAGTACTTGTATCTAGCTACACAGGCCACAGCATCAAAAGCTTCTAACGGCAATGTTGCATTAACCATAGGAAGTTTTTCTTCACCTTCCTCTAATACTGAACAATTAAACAGTGGAACATTGAGTCAGGCAGAATACATAGACTTAGCAGCAAGGATAATTAATTATATGGATACAAATGGTGCGGTTCCATCATATGGTCAGACTAACCTTGGGAAGGTAGGTTATAAATCCTTAATTTACCTTTACAGCAGAATATTGACTTATTATTATAATTATGGTGTTTTGCCAACATCTGTTGCTGTAAAACCCTGGTCATCTGCAAACATACCTATAACATAA
- the gatA gene encoding Asp-tRNA(Asn)/Glu-tRNA(Gln) amidotransferase subunit GatA has product MSLLNKSKSIKNHEITALENVEGFLKTIKKKNDSINAFLEINEDEAIHAAEKIDSKIEKGSKVGKLAGLTVGIKSNINVEDFKITAASKTLENYFGSYDATVVKRIKEQDGIILGVTNMDEFAAGSSTETSYFGYTENPAAPGRIPGGSSGGSAAAVAAEMCDLSLGSDTGGSIRNPASHCGVMGFKPTYGVVSRQGLLDLAMSLDQIGPFAQEAGGIALMLDTIAGYDPIECTSLKDTPDFEGITEKSQDALKGMRVGVVKEFFDVSDDKIVNIIEDRIDKMTEAGAEVVELSFDYIDLCLPTYYLINYVEFFSATRKYDGRKYGYRIEDVCGDEVLRRIHIGSYISQKEYSGKYYKKALQARSLIRREITKLLGGVDVIVGPTVPKLPHKLGESLDTMEMYAYDVLTVIANLAGIPAASMKAGEVDGIPVGLQIQGKPLDDAKIVQVMAGLEQI; this is encoded by the coding sequence ATGAGTCTTTTAAATAAATCCAAATCAATTAAAAATCATGAAATAACAGCTTTAGAGAATGTAGAAGGCTTTTTAAAAACAATAAAAAAGAAAAATGACAGTATAAATGCTTTTTTAGAAATAAATGAGGATGAAGCGATCCATGCAGCAGAGAAAATCGATTCTAAAATTGAAAAAGGTAGTAAAGTAGGAAAACTTGCAGGTCTCACTGTGGGGATAAAAAGCAACATCAATGTTGAAGACTTTAAAATCACAGCAGCTTCAAAAACTCTTGAAAACTACTTTGGAAGCTATGACGCCACTGTTGTTAAAAGAATAAAGGAACAGGATGGTATAATTTTAGGTGTAACCAACATGGATGAGTTTGCAGCTGGAAGTTCCACTGAAACATCGTATTTTGGATACACTGAAAACCCTGCTGCACCTGGAAGAATTCCAGGAGGTTCAAGTGGAGGAAGTGCAGCTGCAGTTGCAGCGGAAATGTGTGATCTCTCATTAGGATCTGATACTGGAGGATCCATAAGAAACCCTGCATCCCACTGTGGAGTTATGGGATTTAAACCAACTTATGGTGTAGTTTCAAGGCAGGGATTACTTGACCTTGCAATGAGTCTTGATCAGATAGGGCCTTTTGCCCAGGAAGCTGGCGGAATCGCTTTAATGCTCGACACCATCGCAGGATACGACCCAATTGAATGCACAAGCCTGAAAGATACTCCTGATTTTGAAGGTATAACTGAAAAGTCACAGGATGCCCTCAAAGGAATGAGGGTGGGTGTAGTAAAAGAGTTCTTTGATGTTTCTGATGACAAGATAGTCAATATAATTGAAGATCGGATCGATAAAATGACAGAAGCAGGAGCTGAAGTAGTGGAATTAAGCTTCGACTATATCGATTTATGTCTACCTACCTACTACCTCATAAACTATGTTGAATTTTTCTCTGCAACAAGAAAATACGACGGCCGAAAATATGGTTACAGAATTGAAGATGTATGTGGAGATGAAGTTTTAAGGAGAATTCACATAGGTTCATACATCAGCCAGAAAGAATACAGCGGAAAATACTACAAAAAAGCACTGCAGGCAAGATCATTAATTAGAAGAGAAATAACCAAGCTTCTCGGTGGTGTGGATGTAATAGTAGGCCCAACAGTTCCAAAACTCCCTCACAAACTTGGTGAATCACTGGATACAATGGAAATGTATGCTTACGATGTCCTGACAGTTATAGCAAACCTTGCAGGAATTCCCGCAGCAAGTATGAAGGCTGGAGAAGTTGATGGAATACCAGTTGGACTTCAGATTCAGGGAAAACCATTAGATGATGCTAAAATCGTTCAAGTAATGGCGGGACTTGAACAGATTTAA